A single Capra hircus breed San Clemente chromosome 13, ASM170441v1, whole genome shotgun sequence DNA region contains:
- the CD40 gene encoding tumor necrosis factor receptor superfamily member 5 isoform X2: protein MVRLPLQCLCWGFFLTAVHPEPATACGEKQYPVNSLCCDLCPPGQKLLNDCTEVSKTECQSCGRGEFLSTWNREKYCHEHRYCNPNLGLRIQSEGTLNTDTTCVCDEGQHCTSHTCESCTPHSLCLPGFGVKQIATGVLDTICEPCPVGFFSNVSSAFEKCHPWTSCERKGLVEQHVGTNKTDAVCGFQSRMRTLVAIPITMGVLFAVLLVSACIRNMTKKRQAKALHPMAERQDPVETIDPEDFPGPHPPPPVQETLCWCQPVAQEDGKESRISVQERE from the exons ATGGTTCGTTTGCCACTGCAGTGTCTCTGCTGGGGCTTCTTTCTGACCGCC GTCCACCCAGAACCAGCCACTGCCTGCGGAGAGAAGCAATACCCAGTGAACAGTCTTTGCTGTGATTTGTGCCCGCCGG GACAGAAACTGCTGAACGACTGCACAGAGGTCAGCAAAACAGAATGTCAGTCCTGCGGTAGAGGCGAATTCCTGTCCACCTGGAACAGAGAGAAATACTGTCACGAGCACAGATACTGCAACCCCA ACCTAGGCCTCCGGATTCAGAGCGAGGGCACCTTGAATACAGACACCACTTGCGTATGTGATGAAGGCCAACACTGTACCAGTCACACCTGCGAAAGTTGCACGCCCCACAGCTTGTGTCTCCCTGGCTTCGGGGTCAAGCAGATCG CTACAGGGGTTTTGGATACCATCTGTGAACCCTGCCCGGTCGGCTTCTTCTCCAATGTGTCATCTGCTTTTGAAAAGTGTCACCCTTGGACAAG CTGCGAGAGAAAAGGCCTGGTGGAGCAACATGTGGGGACGAATAAGACAGACGCTGTCTGCG GTTTCCAGAGTCGGATGAGGACCCTGGTGGCGATCCCCATCACGATGGGAGTCCTGTTTGCCGTCCTGTTGGTATCTGCCTGTATCA ggAACATGACCAAGAAGCGGCAGGCTAAG GCCCTGCACCCTATGGCTGAAAGGCAGGATCCCGTGGAGACGATTGATCCGGAGGATTTTCCCGGCCCCCACCCGCCTCCTCCGGTGCAGGAGACCTTATGCTGGTGTCAGCCCGTGGCCCAGGAGGACGGCAAAGAGAGCCGCATCTCCGTGCAGGAGCGAGAATGA
- the CD40 gene encoding tumor necrosis factor receptor superfamily member 5 isoform X4, with the protein MVRLPLQCLCWGFFLTAVHPEPATACGEKQYPVNSLCCDLCPPGQKLLNDCTEVSKTECQSCGRGEFLSTWNREKYCHEHRYCNPNLGLRIQSEGTLNTDTTCVCDEGQHCTSHTCESCTPHSLCLPGFGVKQIATGVLDTICEPCPVGFFSNVSSAFEKCHPWTSCERKGLVEQHVGTNKTDAVCGKSWRVGPGLALSRFPESDEDPGGDPHHDGSPVCRPVGICLYQ; encoded by the exons ATGGTTCGTTTGCCACTGCAGTGTCTCTGCTGGGGCTTCTTTCTGACCGCC GTCCACCCAGAACCAGCCACTGCCTGCGGAGAGAAGCAATACCCAGTGAACAGTCTTTGCTGTGATTTGTGCCCGCCGG GACAGAAACTGCTGAACGACTGCACAGAGGTCAGCAAAACAGAATGTCAGTCCTGCGGTAGAGGCGAATTCCTGTCCACCTGGAACAGAGAGAAATACTGTCACGAGCACAGATACTGCAACCCCA ACCTAGGCCTCCGGATTCAGAGCGAGGGCACCTTGAATACAGACACCACTTGCGTATGTGATGAAGGCCAACACTGTACCAGTCACACCTGCGAAAGTTGCACGCCCCACAGCTTGTGTCTCCCTGGCTTCGGGGTCAAGCAGATCG CTACAGGGGTTTTGGATACCATCTGTGAACCCTGCCCGGTCGGCTTCTTCTCCAATGTGTCATCTGCTTTTGAAAAGTGTCACCCTTGGACAAG CTGCGAGAGAAAAGGCCTGGTGGAGCAACATGTGGGGACGAATAAGACAGACGCTGTCTGCGGTAAGTCCTGGAGAGTGGGCCCCG GTCTTGCTCTCTCCAGGTTTCCAGAGTCGGATGAGGACCCTGGTGGCGATCCCCATCACGATGGGAGTCCTGTTTGCCGTCCTGTTGGTATCTGCCTGTATCAGTGA
- the CD40 gene encoding tumor necrosis factor receptor superfamily member 5 isoform X1 — MVRLPLQCLCWGFFLTAVHPEPATACGEKQYPVNSLCCDLCPPGQKLLNDCTEVSKTECQSCGRGEFLSTWNREKYCHEHRYCNPNLGLRIQSEGTLNTDTTCVCDEGQHCTSHTCESCTPHSLCLPGFGVKQIATGVLDTICEPCPVGFFSNVSSAFEKCHPWTSCERKGLVEQHVGTNKTDAVCGFQSRMRTLVAIPITMGVLFAVLLVSACISESPGNMTKKRQAKALHPMAERQDPVETIDPEDFPGPHPPPPVQETLCWCQPVAQEDGKESRISVQERE; from the exons ATGGTTCGTTTGCCACTGCAGTGTCTCTGCTGGGGCTTCTTTCTGACCGCC GTCCACCCAGAACCAGCCACTGCCTGCGGAGAGAAGCAATACCCAGTGAACAGTCTTTGCTGTGATTTGTGCCCGCCGG GACAGAAACTGCTGAACGACTGCACAGAGGTCAGCAAAACAGAATGTCAGTCCTGCGGTAGAGGCGAATTCCTGTCCACCTGGAACAGAGAGAAATACTGTCACGAGCACAGATACTGCAACCCCA ACCTAGGCCTCCGGATTCAGAGCGAGGGCACCTTGAATACAGACACCACTTGCGTATGTGATGAAGGCCAACACTGTACCAGTCACACCTGCGAAAGTTGCACGCCCCACAGCTTGTGTCTCCCTGGCTTCGGGGTCAAGCAGATCG CTACAGGGGTTTTGGATACCATCTGTGAACCCTGCCCGGTCGGCTTCTTCTCCAATGTGTCATCTGCTTTTGAAAAGTGTCACCCTTGGACAAG CTGCGAGAGAAAAGGCCTGGTGGAGCAACATGTGGGGACGAATAAGACAGACGCTGTCTGCG GTTTCCAGAGTCGGATGAGGACCCTGGTGGCGATCCCCATCACGATGGGAGTCCTGTTTGCCGTCCTGTTGGTATCTGCCTGTATCAGTGAGTCCCCAG ggAACATGACCAAGAAGCGGCAGGCTAAG GCCCTGCACCCTATGGCTGAAAGGCAGGATCCCGTGGAGACGATTGATCCGGAGGATTTTCCCGGCCCCCACCCGCCTCCTCCGGTGCAGGAGACCTTATGCTGGTGTCAGCCCGTGGCCCAGGAGGACGGCAAAGAGAGCCGCATCTCCGTGCAGGAGCGAGAATGA
- the CD40 gene encoding tumor necrosis factor receptor superfamily member 5 isoform X3: MVRLPLQCLCWGFFLTAVHPEPATACGEKQYPVNSLCCDLCPPDLGLRIQSEGTLNTDTTCVCDEGQHCTSHTCESCTPHSLCLPGFGVKQIATGVLDTICEPCPVGFFSNVSSAFEKCHPWTSCERKGLVEQHVGTNKTDAVCGFQSRMRTLVAIPITMGVLFAVLLVSACISESPGNMTKKRQAKALHPMAERQDPVETIDPEDFPGPHPPPPVQETLCWCQPVAQEDGKESRISVQERE; this comes from the exons ATGGTTCGTTTGCCACTGCAGTGTCTCTGCTGGGGCTTCTTTCTGACCGCC GTCCACCCAGAACCAGCCACTGCCTGCGGAGAGAAGCAATACCCAGTGAACAGTCTTTGCTGTGATTTGTGCCCGCCGG ACCTAGGCCTCCGGATTCAGAGCGAGGGCACCTTGAATACAGACACCACTTGCGTATGTGATGAAGGCCAACACTGTACCAGTCACACCTGCGAAAGTTGCACGCCCCACAGCTTGTGTCTCCCTGGCTTCGGGGTCAAGCAGATCG CTACAGGGGTTTTGGATACCATCTGTGAACCCTGCCCGGTCGGCTTCTTCTCCAATGTGTCATCTGCTTTTGAAAAGTGTCACCCTTGGACAAG CTGCGAGAGAAAAGGCCTGGTGGAGCAACATGTGGGGACGAATAAGACAGACGCTGTCTGCG GTTTCCAGAGTCGGATGAGGACCCTGGTGGCGATCCCCATCACGATGGGAGTCCTGTTTGCCGTCCTGTTGGTATCTGCCTGTATCAGTGAGTCCCCAG ggAACATGACCAAGAAGCGGCAGGCTAAG GCCCTGCACCCTATGGCTGAAAGGCAGGATCCCGTGGAGACGATTGATCCGGAGGATTTTCCCGGCCCCCACCCGCCTCCTCCGGTGCAGGAGACCTTATGCTGGTGTCAGCCCGTGGCCCAGGAGGACGGCAAAGAGAGCCGCATCTCCGTGCAGGAGCGAGAATGA